The Kitasatospora albolonga nucleotide sequence GCCATGCGCGACGAGGGCTCCTGGGACCGCCCGCGCGGCGGCAACCTGCTCGACGGCGGCGCCCCGTTCTACACGACCTACCCCTGCGCGGACGGCGGCCACATGGCCGTCGGTGCCCTGGAGGAACGCTTCTACGCCGACCTCCTCACCGGTCTCGGCCTCGCCCCCGACACCCTCCCCGACCGCGCCGACCGCACCAACTGGCCCGCCCTGCGCACCGCGTTCGCCGCCCGGTTCGCCACCCGGACCCGGGAGGAGTGGACGGCGGAGTTCACCGGCACCCAGGCATGCGTCACCCCGGTGCTCACCGTCCGGGAAGCCGCCCGCCACCCGCAGCTCGCGGAGCGCGGCACCTACCTCGACACCGGTACGGGAACGGCACCCGCCCCCGCGCCCCGCTTCGGCCGCACCCCCGCCCCGGCCCCCGGCCCCGCGCCGAGCCCGGGCGAGCACACCCGGCAGGTGCTGTCCGAGAGCGGGCTCACCCTGCGCGAGATCGACGCCCTGATCGGCCGCGGCGCGGCCCGTACCGCCGAGGGCACCGGGCCCCGGCCGGCGCGCTGACCCGCCGCGGCGCGCCCGTACCACCGAGGGCGGCGGGCCCGGCGACACCAGGGCTTGAGCGAGCCGCGACCACGCTGCCCCAACCTCCCCTCCACTCGACCACCGAGCGATGGAGGCTGATCCGTCCATGACCACCCACGTCTGGGACTACCTGCCGGAGTACGAGAAGGAGCGCGCGGATCTGCTCGACGCCGTGGAGACGGTGTTCTCCTCCGGCCAGCTCGTGCTCGGCAAGAGCGTGCGCGGCTTCGAGGAGGACTTCGCCGCCTACCACGGCGTACGGCACTGCACGGGCGTCGACAACGGGACCAACGCCGTCAAGCTGGCGCTCCAGGCGCTCGGCGTCGGCCCCGGCGACGAGGTCATCACCGTCTCCAACACGGCCGCGCCCACCGTGGTCGCCATCGAGGGCACCGGCGCCCGCGCCGTCTTCGTCGACGTCCACGAGGCCGACTACCTCATGGACACCGCGCAGGTCGAGGCCGCCGTCACCCCGCGCACCAAGGCGCTGCTCCCGGTCCACCTCTACGGCCAGTGCGCCGACATGGCCCCGCTGGAGGCGATCGCCGCCCGGCACGGCCTCGCGATCGTCGAGGACTGCGCCCAGGCGCACGGCGCCCGGCACCACGGACGGCTCTCCGGCACGATGGGCGACGCGGCGGCCTTCTCCTTCTACCCGACCAAGGTCCTCGGCGCGTACGGCGACGGCGGGGCGGTCGTCACGGACGACGACGCCACCGACGCGGCCCTGCGCAGGC carries:
- a CDS encoding daunorubicin biosynthesis sensory transduction protein DnrJ, whose translation is MTTHVWDYLPEYEKERADLLDAVETVFSSGQLVLGKSVRGFEEDFAAYHGVRHCTGVDNGTNAVKLALQALGVGPGDEVITVSNTAAPTVVAIEGTGARAVFVDVHEADYLMDTAQVEAAVTPRTKALLPVHLYGQCADMAPLEAIAARHGLAIVEDCAQAHGARHHGRLSGTMGDAAAFSFYPTKVLGAYGDGGAVVTDDDATDAALRRLRYYGMEKTYYVVQSPGHNSRLDEVQAEILRRKLTRLDTYVEGRRAIARRYEEGLSDLVAPDGLRLPVTSPGNEHVYYVYVVRHPRRDEIIERLKRQDIALNISYPWPVHTMTGFAHLGYAPGSLPVTEAAAAEIFSLPMYPSLPVDVQDRVISALRDVIGEF